In one Macaca fascicularis isolate 582-1 chromosome 6, T2T-MFA8v1.1 genomic region, the following are encoded:
- the LOC141406964 gene encoding uncharacterized protein — MRKKLDLQLLQLPPDLLCTSPNPGPTSVALTSKVSSSPAAQLTLPKLLSPDITNGIAASAALSTAAIKDSWQYLFPCSQYKIRSGVRLAEPYPGPEKGQGRGAKAAGWGSRYLKKSEAGRRRQGSSQTPGPRDSASSWVTRTQRTPGSRLPAVPARPPTRNRTLQTSDSVVSTSGLPPQDAVPRLPPHPLPSVPRSGSAVPTPGSLSSNKQQLQQRPRPSPPPLGRNHRDVGCRPEWLQTAASAERTPGYWPAPSRKEFSRSRAANVAADIPTTHPSGGQKAGD, encoded by the exons ATGCGGAAGAAGCTGGACCTGCAGCTCCTTCAACTCCCACCGGACCTTCTGTGCACTTCTCCAAATCCTGGGCCCACAAGTGTAGCTCTGACATCGAAAGTGTCATCCTCTCCTGCAG CCCAGCTTACACTGCCCAAACTCCTGTCACCAGATATTACCAATGGCATTGCTGCCAGTGCTGCCCTGTCTACTGCTGCTATAAAAGATTCTTGGCAGTATTTGTTTCCTTGCTCTCAATACAAAATTCGGAGCGGGGTAAG ACTCGCGGAACCCTACCCTGGGCCAGAAAAAGGCCAGGGGCGCGGAGCCAAGGCGGCGGGCTGGGGTTCTAGGTATCTAAAAAAGAGCGAAGCCGGAAGGCGGCGCCAGGGCTCCTCGCAGACCCCAGGGCCGCGGGACAGTGCCAGCTCGTGGGTCACACGCACCCAGCGGACTCCTGGTTCCCGCCTGCCGGCTGTTCCAGCACGCCCTCCGACCCGCAACCGGACCCTCCAGACATCAGACTCGGTGGTCTCCACCTCCGGTCTCCCACCTCAGGACGCAGTTCCGCGGCTTCCACCCCACCCGCTCCCCTCAGTCCCTCGCAGCGGCTCAGCCGTACCCACCCCAGGTTCTCTGAGTTCAAACAAGCAGCAGCTCCAACAGCGTCCCcgcccctctcctcctcccctcggTCGGAACCATAGAGACGTCGGCTGCAGGCCAGAGTGGCTTCAGACCGCAGCGTCAGCCGAGAGGACGCCGGGATACTGGCCCGCTCCAAGTCGAAAGGAG TTTAGTCGGAGCCGTGCGGCAAACGTAGCTGCCGACATCCCTACGACGCACCCAAGTGGTGGCCAGAAAGCTGGTGACTGA